One Papaver somniferum cultivar HN1 chromosome 10, ASM357369v1, whole genome shotgun sequence genomic window carries:
- the LOC113318936 gene encoding xyloglucan glycosyltransferase 4-like, protein MENPKNFSVVQIKSSPEFSEKEKVNKNSKRYKWILLLKAHKLIVFLTWFTNGFRALHSKIKKRIANSEKIHNNRGKLYKFIRIFLIISMAALIFEIIAHFQNWNLRLIQPMEVEGLLHWSYVAWLSFRVDYIGPVVIMLSKFCIVLFMIQSLDRFVQCMGWFWIKFKRIKPVIEEPPNTDDPSSYPMVLVQIPMCNEKEVYAQSISAACQLEWPKDRVLIQVLDDSNDETVQVLIRNEVNYWHEKGVNIIYRHRFDRTGYKAGNLNSAMTCDYIKDYEFVAIFDADFQPNSDFLVQTVPHFKGKPDVGLVQARWSFVNTDENLLTRLQNVNLCFHFEVEQQVNGHFLHFFGFNGTAGVWRIKALEDSGGWLERTTVEDMDIAVRAHLNGWKFIFLNDVRVLCELPESHETYKKQQHRWHSGPMQLFRLCLPSIIRSKISIWNKLNLIFLFFLLRKLILPLYSFTLFCIILPLTMFVPEAELPVWVICYIPIFMSFLNILPSPQSFPFLIPYLLFENTMSVTKFNAMISGLFQLGSAYEWVVTKKTGRLSEVDLVSMAAEMEFKSSNHQSLLQRRASESGLELLKKLREHEEAPVVKKKRNRLYRKELFLAFLLLTASARSLLSAHGVHFYFLLFQGLSFLVVGLDLIGEQVN, encoded by the exons ATGGAGAACCCCAAAAACTTTTCAGTTGTACAAATCAAATCATCACCAGAGTTTTCAGAGAAAGAAAAAGTTAACAAGAACAGCAAAAGATACAAATGGATTCTTCTTTTAAAAGCCCACAAACTCATTGTTTTCCTTACTTGGTTCACTAATGGGTTTAGAGCTTTACATTCAAAGATTAAGAAAAGAATTGCAAATTCGGAAAAAATACATAACAACAGAGGAAAGTTATACAAGTTCATTAGGATTTTTCTTATCATTTCAATGGCAGCTTTGATCTTTGAGATTATTGCTCATTTTCAGAATTGGAATTTACGTTTGATCCAACCAATGGAAGTTGAAGGTCTGCTTCATTGGTCTTATGTTGCTTGGTTGTCATTCAGAGTTGATTATATTGGTCCTGTTGTGATAATGCTTTCGAAATTCTGTATTGTCTTGTTCATGATTCAATCACTTGATCGTTTTGTTCAATGTATGGGCTGGTTTTGGATCAAGTTTAAGAGAATTAAGCCGGTTATCGAAGAACCCCCGAATACTGATGATCCTTCAAGCTATCCTATGGTTCTTGTTCAGATTCCAATGTGCAATGAAAAAGAG GTGTATGCGCAATCAATCTCGGCTGCCTGTCAGTTAGAATGGCCAAAAGATCGAGTGCTAATTCAGGTCCTAGATGACTCAAACGATGAGACTGTGCAAGTACTAATCAGGAATGAAGTCAACTATTGGCACGAGAAAGGAGTGAACATAATTTACAGGCACCGATTTGATCGTACCGGGTATAAAGCTGGGAATCTTAATTCAGCGATGACTTGTGATTATATCAAAGATTATGAATTTGTGGCTATATTCGATGCCGATTTTCAGCCAAATTCAGACTTCCTTGTACAGACAGTTCCTCACTTCAAG GGCAAACCCGACGTAGGCCTTGTGCAAGCTCGCTGGTCATTTGTGAACACAGATGAAAACCTGCTTACAAGGCTCCAAAATgtgaatttatgtttccattttGAAGTGGAACAACAAGTTAATGGTCATTTCTTGCACTTCTTTGGATTCAACGGAACTGCAGGCGTCTGGAGAATTAAGGCTCTAGAGGACTCTGGAGGATGGTTAGAGAGAACCACTGTGGAAGACATGGATATTGCGGTGAGGGCTCACCTGAACGGGTGGAAGTTCATTTTCCTCAATGATGTCAGGGTTCTTTGTGAACTACCAGAGTCTCATGAGACATACAAGAAACAACAACACCGCTGGCATTCAGGTCCTATGCAACTCTTTCGATTATGCCTTCCAAGTATCATAAGATCAAAG ATTTCCATTTGGAACAAGTTGAACCTGatatttctatttttccttttacGGAAACTGATTCTTCCATTATATTCCTTCACATTGTTCTGCATTATTCTTCCGTTGACAATGTTCGTACCCGAGGCAGAACTACCTGTTTGGGTAATCTGTTACATACCCATTTTCATGTCATTCCTAAATATCCTGCCTTCACCACAGTCATTTCCTTTCTTAATACCTTACCTACTTTTCGAGAACACAATGTCTGTGACCAAATTCAATGCAATGATCTCGGGACTCTTCCAGTTAGGTAGTGCCTATGAATGGGTGGTAACGAAAAAGACTGGACGATTATCTGAAGTCGATTTAGTGTCAATGGCAGCTGAAATGGAATTCAAGTCATCAAACCATCAATCTCTTCTTCAGAGAAGAGCTTCTGAATCAGGTTTAGAGTTGTTGAAAAAGCTACGAGAGCATGAAGAAGCCCCGGTGGTTAAAAAGAAGAGGAACAGACTTTACAGGAAGGAACTCTTTCTTGCTTTCCTTTTGCTTACTGCCTCCGCGAGGAGCTTGTTATCAGCTCATGGTGTTCATTTCTATTTCTTGCTGTTTCAAGGGCTCTCATTTCTGGTCGTGGGTCTTGATTTGATAGGGGAACAAGTGAACTAA